The stretch of DNA AAGACCCCGCCGGCCGGCGTCGCTTCCGGGGCGATAAAATTCGCCGCGTTCGGGATGAACGCCGGCGGTTGCGTCCGAGGCTGGACGCCCCCGGGCCACATCTGCGCCACCATGATCTCTTCCGAGACCTCGCCGAGGTCGCCCGTCGTCGTGCGCCAGGTATCGAGGGCGGACCTCAGCCGGGCCTTCACGGCGCCATAGGCCGGGTCGTCCGCGAGGTTGCGGATCTCGTAAGGGTCGGCCTCCGTGTCGTACAGCTCCTCGGGCGGTCTGGATGAGCGAAACCACAGCTTTTGCGCCCCGGTCAGGCGGTTCTCCGCATGGAAGCGCAGGAGCAGCTTCATGGTCTCGTTCCGGTTTTCGTAGGGGAGGAACTGGACGTAGGGGAGGTCGGGGTAAAAGTTCTGGATGTACTTGAACCGGCGATCGCGCACGGCGCGCACCCGGTCGTAGGCCTCGTCGTGTCGGTCGCGCGCGGCGAAGACCACATCGCGTGCCGGCGTGTTGGTGCGGCCGAGGAAGGGCCGGCCCTGCAGGTGCACGGGCAGCGAGACGCCGGCGATCGCCAGCACCGTCGGCGCCAGATCGATCGCGCTGACGAGCTGGTCGTCGACGCCGCCGCCGGCGAGCCGGCCCGGCCAGCGGACGATCAGCGGAATGTGGAGGCCGGAATCGTAGAGCCAGCGTTTGGCGCGCGGCATGCCGTCGCCGTGGTCGCTCCAGAACATCACGATGGTGTTGTTCGCGAGCCCTTCGGCGCGGAGGTCGTCCAGGATCATCCCCACCCAGTCGTCCATCGCCGCGATGTTGTCGTACATCCGCGCCAGATCCTCCCGGACGACCGGCTCGTCGGGGTAGTAGGGCGGTACCGTGACGAGCGCGGTGTCGGTGACGATCGGCTGGCCGTCGCGGGGCCACACGCGCGACTCGTGCGTGCCGGTGTAGTTGAACACGCTGAAGAACGGCTGGTCCTGGTTGGGGCGGTTGCGCCAGTGGGCGGCCGGCCCGGATTCATCCCACGCCGTCAGTGGCTGCCGCTGGTCGCCGATGGGCGCGAACTGATAGTCCGTTTTTGCATTGTTCGTTGTGTAGTAGCCGGCGGCGCGCAGGTACTCGGTGAAGGCCTTGACATGGGGGGGCGGTACGGCCGAGTAGGGCGTGGGCAGCCCCTCCGCTTCGTGCGACGTGCGGTGATGGTGCGTGCCGATCGTCGTCTGGTACATCCCCGTGATGATCGCGGAGCGGCTGGGGGCGCAGACGGCGGCGGTGGTGAACACGCGCGTATAGCGCACGCCTTCGTTGGCCAGGCGGTCGAGGTTCGGAGTCCGGGCCACGGCGTCGCCGTAGGCGCCGAGGTGTGGACTCATGTCCTCGACCGATATCCAGACGATATTCGGCTGCTGGGCCTGGGCGGTGAACGATACCGTCAGACACAGCGCGGCCAGCGCGAGCGTCCGATGGAGACGCCGGCGGGTCGCACGGGTCAGGTTGCGCATGGGCTGGGTGGAGGCCGGCCGGCGTCAGGCCGAAACGGCGGCGTGTGGGCGAGGCGCCGCGTCGGGAACGTCGTTTCCGCGCGGCACGAAGGATTGAATACCGGTAATGGCGCGGCCGAGGATCAGGCCGTGGATGTCGTAGGTGCCTTCGTAGGTGTTGACCGTCTCCAGGTTCACCATGTGGTGGATCACCCGGAAGTCGCCCGTGATGCCGTTGCCGCCGAGCATGTCGCGCGCGTTGCGCGCGATGTCGAGCGCCTTACCGCAATTGTTGCGTTTGGCCAGCGAGATCATCGGCGGCGCGGCGCGGCCGGCGTCCTTGAGCGTGCCGAGGCGCCAGGCGAGCAGCTGCATCTGCGTGATGTCCGTGGCCATGTTGGCCAGCTTCGTCTGGATCAGCTGCATCGAGGCGAGCGGGTAGCCGAACTGCTCGCGCTCGGAGACATAGGCGCGGGCGCGGTGAT from Rhodothermales bacterium encodes:
- a CDS encoding sulfatase-like hydrolase/transferase, whose protein sequence is MRNLTRATRRRLHRTLALAALCLTVSFTAQAQQPNIVWISVEDMSPHLGAYGDAVARTPNLDRLANEGVRYTRVFTTAAVCAPSRSAIITGMYQTTIGTHHHRTSHEAEGLPTPYSAVPPPHVKAFTEYLRAAGYYTTNNAKTDYQFAPIGDQRQPLTAWDESGPAAHWRNRPNQDQPFFSVFNYTGTHESRVWPRDGQPIVTDTALVTVPPYYPDEPVVREDLARMYDNIAAMDDWVGMILDDLRAEGLANNTIVMFWSDHGDGMPRAKRWLYDSGLHIPLIVRWPGRLAGGGVDDQLVSAIDLAPTVLAIAGVSLPVHLQGRPFLGRTNTPARDVVFAARDRHDEAYDRVRAVRDRRFKYIQNFYPDLPYVQFLPYENRNETMKLLLRFHAENRLTGAQKLWFRSSRPPEELYDTEADPYEIRNLADDPAYGAVKARLRSALDTWRTTTGDLGEVSEEIMVAQMWPGGVQPRTQPPAFIPNAANFIAPEATPAGGVFTAPVLLMMQSPTQGASIAYALGDSQPTRWLLYSHPIALPIGTTIVRARAIRYGYAESEEVRAAFIVTR